The following coding sequences are from one Caloranaerobacter sp. TR13 window:
- the plsX gene encoding phosphate acyltransferase PlsX encodes MRIIVDAMGGDKGPEVTVKGCVDALKEVNVEIVLVGKEEMIKEQLDKLEYNGDNISIVNADDVITNDDKPVMAIRRKKNSSMVVGLKMVKDKEGDVFISAGNTGALLTGGLLVVGRIKGIERAALAPVYPTKKGISLLIDAGANADCKPKYLQQFALMGSIYADKVLNKKNPKVGLVNIGVEEGKGNELTKEAFELLSKSSLINFYGNVEARDIPEGLVDVLVCDGFVGNVILKLTEGLAYSIFSALKEEFLRNPITKLGALLLKPGLKNFKSKLDYTEYGGAPLLGVKGGVIKAHGSSDAKAIKNAIKQAKAFVENDVLKLIEESISDLGGNNDFEYE; translated from the coding sequence ATGAGAATAATAGTTGATGCAATGGGGGGAGATAAAGGCCCTGAAGTAACAGTAAAGGGGTGTGTAGATGCATTAAAAGAAGTAAATGTTGAAATTGTATTAGTTGGTAAAGAGGAAATGATAAAAGAGCAATTAGATAAACTAGAATATAACGGAGATAATATTAGCATTGTTAATGCTGATGATGTAATAACAAATGACGATAAACCTGTTATGGCGATAAGAAGGAAGAAAAATTCTTCAATGGTAGTTGGCTTAAAAATGGTAAAAGATAAAGAAGGAGATGTTTTTATTTCTGCAGGTAACACAGGTGCTTTGTTAACTGGAGGTTTATTAGTTGTAGGACGAATCAAGGGTATAGAGAGAGCGGCATTAGCTCCTGTTTATCCAACTAAAAAAGGAATTTCTTTATTAATAGATGCTGGTGCGAATGCAGATTGTAAACCCAAATATCTACAGCAATTTGCTTTAATGGGGAGTATATATGCAGATAAAGTTTTAAACAAAAAAAACCCAAAGGTTGGATTAGTTAATATTGGTGTAGAAGAAGGAAAAGGTAATGAGTTAACTAAGGAAGCTTTTGAGTTGTTATCAAAATCATCACTTATAAATTTCTATGGTAATGTTGAAGCTAGAGATATTCCAGAAGGTTTAGTTGATGTTTTAGTTTGTGATGGTTTTGTAGGTAATGTTATATTGAAACTAACAGAAGGATTAGCATATTCTATTTTTTCAGCACTTAAGGAAGAGTTTTTAAGAAATCCTATAACTAAATTAGGAGCACTATTACTTAAGCCAGGGCTTAAGAATTTTAAGAGTAAATTAGATTATACTGAATATGGCGGGGCACCTTTACTAGGGGTTAAAGGTGGAGTAATCAAAGCTCATGGTAGTTCTGATGCAAAAGCTATTAAGAATGCAATTAAGCAAGCAAAAGCTTTTGTAGAAAATGATGTTTTAAAGCTAATTGAAGAAAGCATATCTGATTTAGGGGGTAACAATGATTTTGAATACGAATAG
- the fapR gene encoding transcription factor FapR, which produces MANKRLPKKERQKRLKEKLKEDPFLTDEELMQIFNVSIQTIRLDRLELGIPELRERIKNVAELNYSKVRAIGGTEIVGELVDLKLGKSGISILETNNEMAFKKTNIIRGHHIFAQAESLAMAVIDADVALTGVANIKYKSPVYAGQKLIAKAEVVRIRGNKYFVHVFTYVGQEQVFRGKFILVSIE; this is translated from the coding sequence ATGGCTAATAAAAGGCTACCTAAAAAAGAAAGACAGAAAAGATTAAAAGAAAAATTAAAAGAAGATCCTTTTTTGACAGATGAAGAGTTAATGCAAATTTTTAATGTTAGTATTCAGACTATAAGATTAGACCGTCTTGAATTAGGCATACCTGAGTTAAGAGAAAGAATAAAAAATGTGGCCGAACTTAACTATTCTAAAGTTAGGGCAATCGGAGGAACTGAAATAGTAGGAGAGTTAGTAGATTTAAAATTAGGGAAAAGTGGAATTTCAATTTTAGAAACTAATAATGAGATGGCGTTTAAAAAAACAAATATCATAAGAGGTCACCATATATTTGCACAAGCTGAATCTCTTGCTATGGCTGTTATAGATGCAGATGTAGCACTAACAGGAGTTGCTAATATTAAATACAAGAGTCCGGTTTATGCTGGACAAAAGCTTATTGCAAAAGCAGAAGTTGTAAGGATAAGAGGAAATAAATATTTTGTGCATGTTTTTACATATGTTGGTCAGGAACAAGTTTTTAGGGGTAAGTTTATTTTAGTATCGATAGAATAA
- the rpmF gene encoding 50S ribosomal protein L32, translating into MAVPKRKVSKARRDKRRASNFKAYAPNLVECPQCHEPKLPHRVCGSCGYYKNKEVIEVE; encoded by the coding sequence ATGGCAGTACCAAAGCGTAAAGTATCAAAAGCTAGAAGAGATAAAAGAAGAGCATCAAATTTTAAGGCATATGCACCAAATTTAGTTGAGTGCCCACAATGCCATGAACCAAAGTTACCACACAGAGTTTGCGGTTCATGTGGTTATTACAAAAATAAAGAAGTTATAGAGGTTGAATAA
- a CDS encoding DUF177 domain-containing protein — translation MKVDISKLLDGTVEAIDFYKEVDIPNLSVKGKEIQLLTPVNVDGGIYRADEDLFINATIAYTYKENCARCLEEFSNKVSTVLLGRLVEQDNSISEEETDEILVAYKESTVDLQEFVVSAILLSLPMKALCDEACKGLCPKCGQNLNLQKCNCEDDFIDPRFAKLKELLD, via the coding sequence ATGAAAGTAGATATCTCAAAACTTCTCGATGGAACTGTCGAAGCAATTGATTTTTATAAAGAAGTTGATATACCTAATTTATCAGTAAAAGGTAAAGAAATTCAATTATTAACTCCTGTAAATGTAGATGGTGGAATATACAGGGCTGATGAGGATTTATTTATAAATGCGACAATTGCTTATACTTATAAGGAGAATTGTGCTAGATGTCTAGAAGAGTTTAGTAATAAGGTAAGTACAGTTCTGTTGGGAAGACTTGTTGAACAAGATAATAGCATTTCAGAAGAGGAAACTGATGAAATCTTGGTTGCGTACAAAGAGAGCACAGTAGATTTACAAGAGTTTGTTGTTTCTGCTATTTTGCTTTCTTTGCCTATGAAGGCGCTTTGTGATGAAGCTTGTAAAGGGCTATGCCCTAAGTGTGGCCAAAATTTAAATTTACAAAAGTGTAATTGTGAAGATGATTTTATTGATCCTCGCTTTGCAAAATTAAAAGAATTATTGGACTGA
- a CDS encoding acetate/propionate family kinase, with translation MKILVINCGSSSLKYQLIDMTNEEVLAKGLAERIGIDGSRVKHRTIGKEEVIIEKPMSNHKIALEIVLNALTNSEHGAIKSMEEISAVGHRVVHGGEKFSGSVVIDDEVLKVLRECADLAPLHNPPNIMGIEACQELMPNTPMVGVFDTAFHQTMPKSSYIYPLPYELYEKYGIRKYGFHGTSHKYVSNRAAEILGKDIKELNIITCHLGNGASLAAVKKGKSIDTSMGFTPLEGLAMGTRCGDIDPAIVTFLMEKENMSTSEVNNLLNKKSGVLGISGVSSDFRDIEEAAAKGNERAQLALDKFTSRVKKYVGAYAAIMGGVDVIVFTAGLGENSPETREAVCEGLEFMGVEIDKEKNKVRGKETIISTENSKVKVLVVPTNEELMIARETKALV, from the coding sequence ATGAAGATACTAGTTATAAACTGTGGTAGTTCATCTCTAAAATATCAGCTGATTGATATGACTAATGAAGAGGTTTTAGCAAAGGGTTTAGCTGAAAGGATAGGAATTGATGGCTCAAGAGTAAAACACAGAACAATAGGCAAAGAAGAAGTTATTATTGAAAAGCCTATGTCAAATCATAAGATAGCTTTAGAAATTGTACTAAATGCACTTACAAATTCTGAGCATGGTGCTATTAAATCAATGGAAGAAATAAGTGCTGTTGGTCACAGAGTAGTACATGGTGGAGAAAAATTCTCTGGGTCTGTAGTTATTGATGATGAAGTACTAAAAGTTCTAAGAGAATGTGCAGATTTAGCACCATTACATAATCCACCTAACATTATGGGAATTGAAGCATGCCAAGAATTAATGCCTAATACTCCTATGGTAGGTGTATTTGATACAGCATTCCACCAAACAATGCCAAAATCTTCGTACATTTATCCACTTCCATATGAGTTGTATGAAAAGTATGGAATAAGAAAGTATGGCTTCCATGGTACATCTCATAAATATGTATCAAATAGAGCTGCTGAAATTTTAGGTAAGGATATTAAAGAATTAAATATCATAACATGCCACTTAGGTAATGGAGCAAGTTTAGCTGCAGTAAAAAAAGGTAAGTCAATTGATACAAGTATGGGATTCACACCACTAGAAGGTCTTGCTATGGGTACAAGATGTGGCGATATTGATCCAGCAATAGTAACATTTTTAATGGAAAAAGAGAATATGTCAACTAGTGAAGTAAATAATCTACTAAATAAAAAATCAGGCGTTTTAGGTATATCAGGTGTAAGTAGTGACTTTAGAGACATAGAAGAAGCAGCTGCTAAAGGAAACGAAAGAGCACAGTTAGCATTAGATAAGTTTACAAGTAGAGTTAAAAAATATGTAGGTGCATATGCAGCTATAATGGGTGGGGTAGATGTAATTGTATTTACAGCTGGATTAGGAGAGAATTCACCTGAAACTAGAGAAGCTGTTTGTGAAGGATTAGAATTTATGGGTGTAGAAATAGATAAAGAGAAAAATAAAGTTAGGGGTAAAGAAACTATTATAAGTACTGAAAATTCTAAGGTTAAAGTATTAGTTGTACCTACAAATGAAGAACTTATGATAGCAAGAGAGACTAAAGCTTTAGTATAG
- a CDS encoding nucleotidyltransferase, with product MKVLGLITEYNPFHNGHLYHLKKSKEITGCDYSISIMSGNFVQRGEPALVDKWTRAKMAIDSGVDLVIELPTIYSSQSAEFFAYGSIKILDSLGIVDCLCFGSEIGNLNELDIISNILVDETKEFKYFLKKYISTGCTYPKARSLAISDYLTLKNICPSNINKIISSPNNILAIEYLKALKKINSNIKPYTIKRINAEYHDINMTGKISSATAIRNEIFKGSFGMEKIKTAVPTATYSHLKNFLNKYGSFNNIENYIQIIQYHIARFSKESLIDLFDIENGLENRILNCIKENITVKSILDCIKTKRYTYTRLQRLLMQMIIGLDKKTLSKLYLEDNLYIRVLGFNQKGKILLNKARKKAKFPIITKFANYKKIKDDNLNKIIEIDKRATDIYFLGLSNYNGKKFDLDYLISPYINTQK from the coding sequence ATGAAAGTACTAGGATTAATAACAGAATACAATCCATTTCATAATGGTCATCTTTATCATTTAAAAAAATCCAAGGAAATAACAGGTTGTGATTATTCAATAAGTATAATGAGTGGTAATTTTGTGCAAAGAGGTGAGCCTGCTTTAGTAGATAAGTGGACTAGAGCTAAAATGGCAATTGACTCAGGTGTAGACTTAGTAATAGAGCTCCCTACTATATACTCATCTCAAAGCGCAGAATTTTTCGCTTACGGTTCAATTAAAATTTTAGATAGTTTAGGTATTGTAGACTGTCTATGCTTCGGAAGTGAAATAGGTAATTTGAATGAACTAGATATAATTTCGAATATTCTTGTAGATGAAACTAAAGAATTTAAATATTTCTTAAAAAAATATATATCAACAGGATGTACTTATCCAAAAGCAAGAAGTTTAGCTATATCTGATTATTTGACATTAAAAAATATTTGTCCAAGTAATATAAACAAAATTATTTCAAGTCCAAATAATATTTTAGCAATAGAATACTTAAAAGCCTTAAAGAAAATAAACAGTAATATAAAACCTTATACTATAAAAAGAATAAATGCAGAATATCATGATATTAACATGACAGGCAAAATTTCTAGTGCTACTGCAATTCGTAATGAGATTTTTAAAGGTTCATTTGGCATGGAAAAAATTAAAACAGCCGTTCCTACTGCTACATATTCTCATTTGAAAAATTTCTTAAATAAATATGGTTCTTTCAACAACATTGAGAATTATATACAAATTATTCAATACCATATAGCTAGATTTAGTAAAGAAAGTTTAATAGACCTATTTGATATTGAAAACGGGCTTGAAAATAGAATTTTAAATTGTATAAAAGAAAACATAACAGTTAAAAGTATCTTAGATTGCATCAAAACTAAAAGATATACATACACAAGACTACAAAGGTTACTTATGCAAATGATTATTGGCTTAGATAAAAAAACTCTTTCAAAACTTTATTTAGAAGATAATTTATATATTAGAGTACTAGGTTTTAATCAAAAAGGAAAAATCTTACTTAATAAAGCTAGAAAAAAAGCTAAATTTCCTATAATAACAAAGTTTGCTAACTATAAAAAAATCAAAGATGATAATCTAAATAAAATTATAGAAATAGATAAACGAGCAACTGATATTTATTTCTTAGGGCTATCAAATTATAACGGTAAAAAATTTGATTTAGACTATCTTATAAGCCCATACATAAATACACAAAAATAG
- a CDS encoding patatin-like phospholipase family protein — translation MGQKKKIGLALGSGAARGLAHIGVLKALEENNIEIDIVSGSSAGALIGAVYCCGVKSKMIENIALNIDRKLWVDLAVPKRGFIKGKKVEELVKLLTRNQNIEDLDKKLSIVATDLKTSSEYVFTKGPIYKAVRASISIPGIFEPVRYENMILVDGGVIDRVPASVVKDMGADIVIAVDVGFSGEPGRINHIFDVILQSIDVMSRQISTDKIIAADILIEPDVSHIKPSRFDMVEECVAKGYEATMEKMEEIKRIIEGK, via the coding sequence TTGGGACAAAAAAAGAAAATAGGTTTAGCTTTAGGTTCGGGTGCTGCTAGGGGGTTAGCCCATATAGGAGTATTAAAAGCTCTCGAAGAAAACAATATAGAAATAGACATAGTATCGGGAAGTAGTGCTGGAGCTTTGATTGGAGCAGTATATTGTTGTGGTGTAAAATCTAAAATGATTGAAAATATAGCATTAAATATAGATCGCAAGTTATGGGTTGATTTAGCTGTACCAAAAAGAGGATTCATAAAAGGAAAGAAAGTAGAAGAATTAGTTAAATTATTAACTAGAAATCAAAACATAGAAGATTTAGATAAAAAATTATCCATAGTGGCTACTGATTTAAAAACTTCTAGTGAATATGTTTTTACGAAAGGTCCAATTTATAAAGCAGTTAGGGCAAGTATATCAATACCGGGTATATTTGAGCCTGTAAGATATGAAAATATGATATTAGTAGATGGTGGTGTAATTGATAGAGTTCCAGCATCAGTTGTAAAAGATATGGGAGCGGATATAGTAATAGCAGTTGATGTTGGTTTTAGTGGTGAACCTGGTAGAATTAATCATATTTTTGATGTTATATTACAGTCAATAGATGTTATGTCAAGGCAGATATCAACAGATAAAATAATAGCGGCTGATATATTAATTGAACCTGATGTTTCACATATAAAGCCTTCGAGATTTGATATGGTTGAAGAATGTGTAGCTAAGGGATATGAAGCAACAATGGAAAAGATGGAAGAAATAAAAAGAATTATAGAAGGAAAATAG
- the ylbJ gene encoding sporulation integral membrane protein YlbJ, whose translation MTQILFLLFLFLTLITIKKSKYLLTILPAFIISFIIISLVIFPKNTINAAVDGLNTWFYIVLPSLLPFFISAEALIGLGVVNFIGTLLSPIMKPIFNLPGEAAFPFVMSITSGYPVGVKLTTKLRTQGVLTRIEAQRLISFASTSGPLFMIGAVAVGMLKMPNLGLLIAIPHYLGAITVGLFFRYYGIKLDKSKETNNNTKNLIKTAFDELILARKKDNRGIGLILGDAVRESFNTMLIIGGFIILYSVIIEILDITGIINLLSSIISFIPFISNKELIKAFISGLIEMTVGCKNIASMSTIPILIKLVTINFIVAWSGISIHSQASSFISKTDLKISIYLLSKLLHGIFASIYTVLISNIFIKFPINTSVYASYTYTNITSWRKWFEIFKFSTILQISILSTIILISLFISLSFIKREK comes from the coding sequence ATGACACAAATACTTTTTCTTTTATTCTTATTTTTAACGTTAATCACAATTAAAAAATCTAAATACTTATTAACTATTTTGCCAGCTTTTATAATAAGCTTTATAATTATATCGTTAGTCATATTTCCAAAAAATACGATCAATGCAGCAGTAGATGGTCTAAATACCTGGTTTTATATCGTTTTACCTTCATTACTTCCTTTTTTCATAAGTGCTGAAGCTTTGATAGGCTTGGGAGTTGTAAATTTTATAGGAACTCTTTTAAGTCCAATAATGAAACCAATTTTTAATCTTCCAGGAGAAGCAGCTTTCCCATTTGTAATGAGTATTACTTCAGGATATCCAGTTGGTGTAAAATTAACTACAAAACTTAGAACCCAAGGAGTTTTAACAAGAATTGAAGCTCAAAGACTTATTTCATTTGCTAGTACTTCGGGACCATTATTTATGATAGGCGCTGTAGCAGTAGGCATGTTAAAAATGCCAAATTTAGGACTTTTGATTGCAATCCCACATTATTTAGGAGCAATTACAGTAGGTTTATTTTTTAGATATTATGGTATTAAACTTGATAAATCAAAAGAAACAAACAACAATACAAAAAATCTAATTAAAACAGCTTTTGATGAGTTAATTTTAGCTAGAAAAAAAGATAATAGAGGTATTGGATTAATATTAGGAGATGCTGTACGAGAGTCTTTTAATACTATGCTAATTATAGGTGGATTTATCATTTTATATTCGGTTATTATTGAGATATTGGATATTACTGGTATTATTAATCTATTAAGTAGCATAATTTCTTTTATACCATTCATATCTAATAAAGAACTAATTAAAGCTTTTATTTCAGGATTGATAGAAATGACTGTTGGATGTAAAAATATTGCGAGTATGTCTACTATTCCTATTTTAATAAAACTAGTAACAATTAATTTTATTGTTGCATGGAGTGGCATATCAATACATAGTCAAGCTTCAAGCTTCATATCTAAAACAGACTTAAAAATCAGTATATATCTATTGTCAAAACTACTTCACGGTATCTTTGCTAGTATTTATACGGTTTTAATAAGCAATATTTTTATAAAATTTCCAATAAATACATCTGTTTATGCTTCGTATACTTATACTAATATTACTTCTTGGAGAAAATGGTTCGAAATTTTCAAATTTTCTACTATATTACAAATATCTATACTTTCAACAATTATATTAATATCTTTATTTATTAGCCTTTCATTTATCAAAAGAGAAAAATAA
- the coaD gene encoding pantetheine-phosphate adenylyltransferase, with protein MIVVYPGSFDPVTNGHLDIIERCSKKFEKVIVAVLNNPSKKPMFTVEERVELLEVVTKEYKNVEIDSFSGLLVEYVRKRNISFIIKGLRAVSDFEYELQMAMMNRTLDNNVETLFLMTNSKYSFLSSSLVKEVAKLNGDISNIVPKEVEKAILNKIKGA; from the coding sequence ATGATCGTCGTATATCCTGGAAGTTTTGATCCTGTAACTAATGGGCATTTAGACATTATTGAAAGATGTTCTAAAAAGTTTGAAAAGGTTATTGTTGCAGTTTTAAATAATCCATCCAAGAAACCAATGTTTACAGTTGAAGAAAGAGTTGAACTTTTGGAAGTGGTTACTAAGGAATATAAAAATGTAGAGATTGATAGTTTTTCTGGATTATTAGTTGAGTATGTTAGAAAAAGAAATATATCATTCATTATAAAGGGCTTAAGAGCTGTTTCTGATTTTGAATATGAACTACAAATGGCAATGATGAATAGAACTCTTGATAATAATGTAGAGACTTTATTTCTTATGACTAATAGTAAGTATTCTTTTTTAAGTTCTAGTTTGGTAAAAGAGGTTGCAAAACTAAATGGTGATATTTCTAATATTGTTCCAAAAGAAGTAGAAAAAGCGATACTAAATAAGATAAAGGGGGCGTAG
- the rsmD gene encoding 16S rRNA (guanine(966)-N(2))-methyltransferase RsmD, protein MRVITGTAKGHKLKVPKGLSVRPTTDRIKESLFNILGNDLENCVVLDLFAGSGSIGIEFLSRGAKKCYFIDNSIISIKTIKENLIKTNLIDKSYVYKNIAEKAIKKLGARGVKFDYIFMDPPYEKGLVIPTLEVIAAENLLEEEGVIIIEHESSLDLSDEIISFVKVRENNYGSTKITFYELRR, encoded by the coding sequence TTGCGCGTAATTACAGGAACTGCTAAGGGGCATAAATTGAAGGTTCCTAAAGGTTTAAGTGTTAGACCAACTACAGATAGGATAAAGGAATCACTTTTTAATATTTTAGGTAATGATTTAGAAAATTGTGTAGTATTAGATTTATTTGCAGGCTCTGGGAGCATAGGCATAGAATTTCTGAGTCGTGGTGCAAAAAAATGTTATTTTATAGATAATAGTATTATAAGTATAAAAACAATAAAAGAAAATTTGATTAAAACAAATTTAATAGATAAAAGTTATGTTTATAAAAATATTGCTGAAAAAGCTATAAAAAAATTAGGAGCTAGAGGAGTAAAATTTGATTACATTTTTATGGATCCACCATATGAAAAAGGTTTAGTAATTCCGACTTTAGAAGTTATAGCAGCTGAGAATTTATTAGAAGAAGAAGGCGTAATAATAATTGAGCATGAGAGTAGTTTAGATTTATCAGATGAAATTATCTCGTTTGTAAAAGTTAGAGAAAATAATTATGGGAGTACTAAAATAACTTTTTATGAGCTTAGGAGGTAA